A single region of the Vibrio cyclitrophicus genome encodes:
- a CDS encoding DUF4345 domain-containing protein, which translates to MKKENIFLLAASLGIFPVALTYGLFQHMFFGIELNTIEMTNIFRATMGLYMAMGAFWLVAAFNTKYTLSALHSVIVFMSGLAIARIVSMLVDGTPNIILIGYTVIEAVIAFSGYIALKGSSVANTQQRSKVGVY; encoded by the coding sequence ATGAAAAAAGAAAATATCTTTCTGTTGGCAGCATCTCTAGGGATTTTCCCTGTCGCGCTCACTTATGGTTTATTTCAGCATATGTTTTTCGGTATAGAACTGAATACCATCGAAATGACCAACATTTTCCGAGCAACGATGGGTCTGTATATGGCAATGGGTGCGTTTTGGTTAGTGGCAGCATTCAACACCAAATACACCTTATCTGCATTACATAGTGTGATCGTTTTCATGAGTGGTTTAGCTATTGCCAGAATAGTCAGCATGTTAGTTGATGGGACGCCAAATATTATCTTGATTGGCTACACGGTGATTGAAGCTGTCATAGCTTTCTCTGGTTACATTGCATTAAAAGGCTCAAGTGTCGCGAATACACAACAGCGCAGTAAAGTTGGTGTTTACTAA
- a CDS encoding arylsulfatase, giving the protein MDKKIIITLGLVAPFVAFPSLGAASTEATTEHNQPNILLIVGDDIGMGDLQPFGSEIKTPTLNSLAQEGIRFNNFHASPVSSVTRGQLFTGANSIEIGLGAFDYSIYPDSKGKKGYEGYLTRDAVTITELLRDSGYNTYHAGKWHLGSGDGHGHPPQDWGFDQTYGVYSGGSAHWDDTDMYPSVKVAEQALAEGKQPPVTKQKFFENGQQVERVKGIYSDDLYTGKMIEYIENGKESGKPFFGYLALTTAHFPLQAPAALIDKYTEMYEGLGYEGLKKQRYEQMIEAGVYQENTPYPEDNPITKKWDDLTDAEKKTQARLMATYAAMIEAQDFYIGRVLDYLRETGELENTLVIYMPDNGPEGSDAMGPLANSLWKNWTEDHFDMSDEAIGTADSSRQLGIEWANATTGPLQWWKWFVSEGGVRVPLIVSPPEGTGFDQQGVMSNTTLSVKDLPMTILDYAGVAHPGGQYQDRQVALPSGKSMVPFLSGDADTVRDDNDWFAFELFGNGFVIQGDYKLMKLRTGMYGDGEWHLYNIKEDPAEAVPVEDKYPEIYQEMMATYEQYQQDHNIVDVAEDWNPWLGAAGHTMSH; this is encoded by the coding sequence ATGGACAAGAAAATCATTATTACCTTAGGGTTGGTTGCACCTTTTGTTGCCTTTCCTTCGCTAGGTGCCGCTTCAACAGAGGCGACAACAGAACATAATCAACCGAACATTCTTCTGATTGTCGGCGATGATATCGGCATGGGAGATTTACAACCATTCGGCTCTGAAATTAAAACGCCTACGTTAAATTCATTAGCACAAGAAGGTATTCGTTTTAATAACTTCCATGCATCTCCAGTTTCATCGGTGACTCGTGGCCAATTGTTTACAGGGGCGAATAGCATTGAAATTGGTCTGGGTGCGTTTGATTACTCTATCTACCCAGACTCAAAAGGCAAAAAAGGTTACGAGGGTTATTTGACTCGTGATGCCGTTACTATCACTGAATTATTAAGAGACAGTGGTTACAACACCTATCATGCGGGTAAATGGCACTTAGGTTCTGGTGATGGACATGGTCACCCGCCTCAAGATTGGGGATTTGATCAAACTTATGGCGTCTATTCTGGTGGTTCTGCCCACTGGGATGACACCGATATGTATCCTTCAGTAAAAGTGGCTGAGCAGGCATTAGCTGAAGGTAAACAACCACCGGTCACTAAGCAGAAATTCTTTGAAAATGGTCAGCAGGTTGAACGTGTTAAGGGTATTTACTCAGACGACCTTTATACCGGGAAAATGATTGAATACATTGAAAACGGTAAAGAATCAGGTAAACCTTTCTTCGGTTATTTAGCTCTGACCACTGCACATTTCCCACTTCAAGCCCCAGCAGCCTTGATCGATAAGTACACTGAAATGTACGAAGGTTTGGGTTACGAAGGTTTGAAGAAACAGCGCTACGAACAAATGATCGAAGCGGGTGTGTATCAAGAAAATACGCCATATCCGGAAGACAACCCGATCACTAAAAAGTGGGATGATCTAACGGACGCAGAGAAGAAAACTCAAGCACGATTGATGGCAACTTATGCTGCGATGATCGAAGCTCAAGATTTCTATATTGGTCGCGTTCTTGATTACCTCAGAGAAACTGGCGAGCTAGAAAACACGCTCGTTATCTACATGCCTGATAATGGCCCTGAAGGCTCTGATGCGATGGGCCCCCTAGCAAACAGCCTATGGAAAAATTGGACAGAAGATCATTTCGATATGTCTGATGAAGCGATTGGTACTGCTGATTCAAGCCGTCAATTAGGCATTGAATGGGCAAATGCAACAACAGGTCCATTACAGTGGTGGAAGTGGTTTGTTTCTGAAGGCGGCGTACGTGTTCCTCTTATCGTTAGCCCACCAGAAGGTACAGGCTTCGATCAACAAGGTGTCATGTCTAACACAACCTTAAGCGTAAAAGACTTACCAATGACTATCTTAGATTACGCGGGCGTTGCTCATCCTGGAGGTCAATACCAAGATCGACAAGTCGCCTTACCTTCAGGTAAATCTATGGTTCCATTCCTATCAGGTGATGCCGATACAGTAAGGGATGATAATGATTGGTTCGCTTTTGAATTGTTTGGTAATGGCTTTGTGATTCAAGGTGATTACAAGTTGATGAAACTTCGCACAGGTATGTATGGCGATGGCGAATGGCACTTGTATAACATCAAGGAAGATCCAGCAGAAGCGGTGCCAGTGGAAGATAAATACCCTGAGATTTACCAAGAGATGATGGCAACTTACGAACAGTACCAGCAAGACCATAACATTGTTGATGTTGCAGAAGATTGGAATCCGTGGCTAGGCGCCGCAGGGCATACCATGTCTCACTAA
- a CDS encoding anaerobic sulfatase maturase — protein sequence MTTISAPQFNGKAHSKIQALAKPIGAVCNIDCTYCYYLGKQGLLNYSSRRSPTMDKAALENYIKQYIEAQNTPEIIFSWHGGEPTLLGVEYFEYAVELQTKYCPGASTITNDIQTNGTLLNDQWCQFFKQHNFVVGVSIDGPEHIHNHYRKNRAGRGTFDKTMRGVELLKKHDVQFATLTCVNDLSSAQPLEVYQFLRDVIQPSQIQFIPVVDKLSAPTNSQWHTYGDLAIIPVKGVVEPWSVTAKGWGHFLTTIFDEWLTHDFGRVFIPYFDNFFGVWMGHESSMCTLSEICGKGLAVEPNGDVYSCDHYVFDEFLLGNIEEVPLGSLALSFKQQQFGFAKSKSLPRQCRECNYRFACHGECPKNRILTTDSGEVGLNYLCSGWMGFFKHIDPILTEILKRNGKPLRGDKA from the coding sequence ATGACAACTATCTCGGCACCACAGTTTAATGGTAAAGCACACAGCAAAATTCAAGCGTTAGCAAAACCCATTGGCGCGGTTTGCAATATCGATTGCACTTATTGTTATTACTTGGGAAAGCAAGGTCTACTAAATTACTCGTCACGACGCTCACCAACGATGGACAAAGCGGCACTTGAGAATTACATCAAACAATACATTGAAGCTCAAAACACACCTGAAATTATCTTCTCTTGGCATGGCGGTGAACCCACGCTGCTCGGTGTTGAATACTTCGAATACGCTGTCGAACTGCAAACCAAATATTGCCCAGGCGCATCAACTATCACCAATGATATTCAAACCAATGGCACGTTATTAAACGACCAGTGGTGTCAGTTCTTTAAGCAACACAACTTTGTCGTTGGTGTGAGCATCGATGGCCCAGAACACATCCATAATCACTACCGTAAGAATAGAGCAGGTCGAGGCACATTCGACAAAACCATGCGTGGTGTTGAGCTACTTAAAAAGCATGACGTGCAATTTGCGACGCTTACTTGCGTAAATGATTTGAGTAGTGCCCAACCACTAGAGGTGTACCAGTTCTTGCGAGATGTGATTCAACCTTCTCAAATTCAATTCATTCCAGTGGTCGATAAGTTATCGGCCCCAACAAATAGCCAATGGCATACCTACGGTGACTTAGCCATTATTCCTGTTAAAGGTGTCGTTGAACCCTGGAGTGTGACTGCCAAAGGTTGGGGGCATTTTCTTACTACGATATTTGATGAATGGTTAACACACGATTTTGGCCGTGTGTTTATTCCATATTTTGATAACTTTTTCGGAGTATGGATGGGGCACGAAAGCAGTATGTGTACCTTAAGTGAAATCTGTGGAAAAGGACTCGCTGTTGAGCCAAATGGCGATGTGTATTCTTGTGACCATTACGTATTTGATGAGTTTTTGTTAGGGAATATTGAAGAAGTTCCACTGGGTTCTCTCGCGCTCTCTTTTAAGCAGCAACAGTTTGGTTTTGCAAAAAGTAAATCGTTACCAAGGCAGTGTCGTGAGTGCAATTACCGTTTTGCATGCCATGGTGAATGCCCTAAAAATCGTATATTAACCACCGATAGCGGTGAAGTCGGCCTTAATTATTTATGTTCCGGCTGGATGGGTTTCTTTAAGCATATCGATCCTATACTTACCGAGATCTTAAAAAGAAATGGCAAACCATTGAGAGGAGATAAAGCATGA
- a CDS encoding TetR/AcrR family transcriptional regulator has translation MKDLKQKLLDVGFDLISEQGFAGLGLMKIINGAEATKGSFYHHFKSKEDFGSILLTNYFEEHLETLDSFLMDTSLSYQERVKAYFENWCSEKLTSDFQIKCLVVKLSGEVAGTSNQMQQVLNEGAEKIIGRMGHFFKEGVENGNFDMADGYQTARTLYGLWLGSTLLAAMQKDRSLLDNAMDETLKLVK, from the coding sequence ATGAAAGACTTAAAACAGAAACTCTTAGATGTAGGTTTTGACCTTATCAGTGAACAAGGCTTTGCTGGTCTGGGTTTGATGAAAATCATTAACGGTGCTGAAGCAACCAAAGGGTCGTTTTACCACCATTTCAAATCAAAAGAAGATTTTGGTTCGATACTATTAACCAACTATTTTGAAGAACACTTAGAAACGCTAGACAGTTTTCTAATGGATACCTCCCTGTCATACCAAGAGAGAGTAAAAGCGTATTTTGAGAATTGGTGTTCAGAAAAGCTAACTTCAGATTTCCAAATCAAATGTTTGGTCGTTAAATTATCTGGAGAGGTCGCAGGTACTTCAAACCAAATGCAGCAAGTGTTGAATGAAGGCGCAGAAAAGATCATTGGCAGAATGGGACATTTCTTCAAAGAAGGCGTTGAGAATGGCAACTTCGACATGGCAGATGGTTACCAAACTGCACGAACACTTTATGGTTTATGGCTAGGCAGTACGCTGTTGGCCGCGATGCAAAAAGACCGTTCGCTATTAGATAACGCGATGGATGAAACATTAAAGCTAGTGAAATAA
- a CDS encoding NAD(P)H-binding protein has product MNKSIIIAGASGLVGRETLSTLLQSNHVDTVYALSRRELNTNHKKLIQLIDSNLSVSVNALDSELPVVGVIAIGSTIKKAGTKEKLRAIDVDLVASTAKSMKKLGVKHLIVVSCLGADTKARSHYLRCKGEMEAKVELLDFEKTTFLHPGPLAGDRAENRTDEKVLQGVLKVLKPLMLGHMKKYIPIQASSIAESILAHSISPTSEKVERLDSLAMMKLAS; this is encoded by the coding sequence ATGAACAAATCAATAATTATTGCTGGAGCAAGTGGCTTGGTTGGACGTGAAACGCTAAGTACTTTGTTGCAAAGTAATCATGTAGACACGGTTTATGCGCTTTCTCGACGTGAACTGAATACCAACCATAAGAAATTGATCCAGTTAATCGATAGCAACTTAAGCGTTTCTGTGAATGCTTTGGATTCTGAATTACCAGTAGTCGGTGTCATTGCTATAGGCAGCACAATTAAAAAAGCCGGTACAAAAGAGAAGTTACGTGCGATTGATGTTGACCTTGTTGCTTCCACTGCGAAAAGCATGAAAAAACTGGGTGTGAAGCACCTTATTGTTGTGTCTTGCTTAGGGGCTGATACCAAAGCTCGTTCGCACTACCTTCGCTGCAAAGGTGAAATGGAAGCCAAAGTTGAGCTACTTGATTTTGAAAAAACGACATTCTTACATCCGGGTCCTTTAGCGGGAGATCGTGCTGAAAATAGAACCGATGAAAAGGTACTTCAAGGTGTTTTGAAAGTGCTGAAACCTTTGATGTTGGGACACATGAAAAAGTACATCCCAATTCAAGCGTCAAGCATCGCGGAAAGCATTTTAGCTCACTCAATCTCTCCAACATCAGAAAAGGTCGAGAGGTTAGACTCTTTGGCTATGATGAAGCTCGCTTCCTAA
- a CDS encoding chalcone isomerase family protein, protein MRYKVTFLLVAFLFAKEAIANEPNLEPSQALGESWTYDDYQVVKTNTRTLWFVDYYDIAHLKNHQGDSALLLTFTPEKLTREKVRTATVEALEDSNSDINVNSPSIQNLVDSLSLSLAKGDVIAIVYKDQEMQVQHNNKVVYQAHSFSEESIAFKNIWLGETPVDDLL, encoded by the coding sequence ATGAGATATAAAGTCACATTTTTGTTGGTTGCGTTTTTATTTGCCAAAGAAGCAATCGCAAATGAACCTAATTTGGAGCCCTCTCAAGCGCTGGGTGAGTCGTGGACATACGATGACTATCAAGTGGTTAAGACTAATACGAGAACGCTTTGGTTCGTCGACTACTACGATATCGCGCATTTAAAGAATCATCAGGGCGACAGTGCACTTTTACTGACGTTTACGCCTGAAAAATTAACCCGAGAGAAAGTCAGAACGGCAACCGTTGAAGCACTTGAAGATTCGAATTCAGACATCAACGTAAACAGTCCTAGCATTCAAAATCTTGTCGATAGTTTATCTTTATCGTTAGCCAAAGGAGACGTTATTGCGATTGTCTACAAAGATCAGGAGATGCAAGTTCAGCATAATAATAAGGTGGTTTATCAGGCTCATTCATTTTCAGAAGAGAGCATAGCCTTTAAAAATATTTGGCTTGGCGAGACACCTGTTGATGATCTTCTATAA
- a CDS encoding DUF302 domain-containing protein: MKKLSLITLLALPMLGCETTVDPVAHESKLNAVDESVLIVDANAQKQQFEKILTIDHSRLAGQASEYLAPSRVDLYTDDALNTQLLKDDLQVGLDLPFRVLNYVENDVQKAVYTDAQFIQKRHAITDSDALTRYADATASLVKGLDNATPVASEGLTEGYGIETLVSDYDFETTLKNIKRDVLDQGDTVWFINWDFKVRAEAIGETLPNATLLVFGGPAPGAKAMTDFPSIGLDAFGQKVLVVEQDGKVIVSYNNIVDMSELHYQDNAISHKIINFRLEKTLSGAVEK, translated from the coding sequence ATGAAAAAACTGTCTTTGATTACTTTATTAGCTCTGCCAATGCTGGGTTGTGAAACCACGGTCGACCCTGTTGCTCATGAATCTAAACTAAATGCGGTTGATGAAAGCGTTTTAATTGTCGATGCGAACGCGCAAAAACAACAGTTTGAAAAAATATTAACCATTGACCATTCTCGGTTAGCAGGTCAAGCCAGTGAATACTTGGCACCAAGCCGTGTCGACCTTTATACCGACGACGCACTCAATACACAGTTATTAAAAGATGACCTGCAAGTTGGGCTCGACCTACCTTTTCGTGTTTTGAATTATGTTGAGAACGATGTGCAAAAAGCGGTTTATACAGACGCGCAGTTTATTCAAAAGAGACATGCCATTACGGACAGTGACGCACTTACGCGTTATGCCGACGCAACTGCAAGTTTGGTTAAAGGTTTAGACAATGCCACCCCAGTTGCAAGTGAAGGTTTAACCGAAGGGTACGGTATCGAGACATTGGTTTCAGACTATGATTTTGAGACAACCTTAAAGAACATTAAAAGAGATGTGTTAGACCAAGGTGACACGGTTTGGTTTATTAACTGGGATTTCAAAGTACGAGCTGAAGCGATCGGTGAGACCTTGCCTAATGCGACCTTACTTGTATTTGGTGGTCCAGCCCCGGGTGCGAAAGCGATGACCGACTTCCCAAGCATTGGTTTAGATGCTTTTGGCCAAAAAGTGTTAGTAGTAGAGCAAGATGGCAAAGTGATTGTCTCTTATAATAATATTGTTGATATGTCGGAGTTGCATTATCAAGACAACGCAATTTCTCACAAGATAATTAACTTCCGTTTAGAAAAAACACTGAGTGGTGCCGTAGAAAAATAA
- a CDS encoding DUF3332 family protein, protein MKFLNKKNTLKLAAMLLVTPLVTGCVGSNFTTKKLMEFNVKVVDNRYARGGVNFLLAPVYGFTTLADYFVVNSIEFWTGTNPFDGTPHIFDSKVETMIDINGDLDPSLRDAPIDPLSYHNIEDSQIRTLDENTIEMEVTFVDGTSSTVTGVKDGTKIQYFVDGEFVSETSVEALTEAFEVNS, encoded by the coding sequence ATGAAATTTTTGAATAAAAAGAATACATTAAAACTAGCCGCTATGTTGTTAGTGACACCATTGGTAACGGGTTGTGTAGGTAGTAACTTTACGACAAAAAAATTGATGGAATTTAACGTTAAAGTCGTTGATAACCGATATGCGCGCGGTGGTGTTAACTTCTTATTGGCTCCTGTTTATGGTTTTACAACGTTAGCAGATTACTTTGTTGTGAACTCGATTGAATTCTGGACCGGTACAAACCCATTTGATGGCACACCGCATATCTTTGATAGCAAAGTCGAAACAATGATCGACATTAATGGCGATCTCGATCCCTCATTGCGTGATGCTCCCATTGATCCATTGTCTTACCACAATATTGAAGATAGTCAGATCCGAACATTAGATGAAAATACCATTGAAATGGAAGTCACGTTTGTGGACGGCACTTCATCAACAGTGACGGGTGTTAAAGACGGCACCAAGATACAGTATTTCGTAGACGGTGAATTTGTGTCTGAAACTTCAGTAGAAGCATTAACAGAAGCTTTTGAAGTCAATTCATAA
- a CDS encoding alkene reductase, with amino-acid sequence MNKLLTHFESKTNDFSVENRVAMAPMTRVRATEYRNVTDEMVKYYQQRSTAGLLITEGVIVSPEGAGYIKTPGIYTKRQMDGWRKVTRAVHQEGGKIFAQIWHCGAVSHPTYHNGFPPKGPSAVNPLTQTYTLDGFKDSVVAQEMTLEDIEEVIRDFELAALRSIDVGFDGVQIHAANGYLFDQFFRSGTNLRTDNYGGSLENRSRLFFEVLERVIAIVGSDKVSVRLSPAGQIQVLPDSNIIETYDYIVRKLNNYDIAFLELLEPTNFLDSVMAERDDSEEIRFEQPVCEHYRNIYDGTLMTNGGYTPDSALEVLEKGSADLVSFGNLYISNPTLVDKIKNGVTEFTPVNKAYMYAGEEKGFTDYI; translated from the coding sequence ATGAATAAGCTATTAACCCATTTTGAAAGCAAAACGAATGATTTTTCCGTAGAAAACCGCGTCGCAATGGCGCCGATGACACGAGTTCGTGCTACTGAGTACCGTAATGTTACCGATGAAATGGTTAAATATTATCAACAAAGATCGACCGCTGGCTTATTGATTACAGAGGGCGTTATCGTATCCCCTGAGGGGGCGGGATATATTAAGACTCCAGGTATCTATACTAAGCGTCAAATGGATGGTTGGCGAAAAGTCACTCGGGCCGTTCATCAAGAAGGTGGTAAGATTTTTGCGCAAATCTGGCACTGCGGTGCTGTATCACACCCAACGTATCACAATGGGTTCCCACCCAAAGGACCTTCAGCGGTAAATCCACTGACTCAAACTTATACTCTTGATGGTTTTAAAGACTCGGTAGTTGCCCAAGAGATGACACTGGAAGACATTGAAGAGGTAATTCGCGATTTTGAATTAGCCGCTCTGCGTTCTATAGACGTCGGGTTTGACGGAGTTCAAATTCATGCCGCAAATGGATATCTATTTGACCAGTTTTTCCGTTCTGGGACGAACTTACGTACAGATAATTATGGCGGTAGTCTTGAAAATAGATCAAGATTATTTTTTGAAGTGTTAGAGCGAGTCATTGCTATTGTTGGTAGCGATAAGGTTTCAGTCCGCCTTTCTCCTGCTGGCCAGATTCAAGTATTGCCTGACAGTAATATCATTGAGACATATGATTATATTGTCCGTAAGCTAAATAACTATGATATCGCTTTTTTAGAGCTTTTAGAGCCGACAAACTTCCTTGATAGCGTAATGGCCGAACGTGACGATAGTGAAGAGATACGCTTTGAACAGCCTGTATGTGAACATTATAGAAACATTTATGATGGCACTTTAATGACTAACGGCGGTTACACACCAGACTCTGCACTTGAAGTTTTGGAAAAAGGAAGCGCCGACCTAGTGTCGTTCGGTAATCTTTATATTTCGAATCCGACTCTTGTAGATAAGATAAAGAACGGTGTTACTGAATTTACGCCTGTTAATAAAGCTTACATGTATGCGGGCGAAGAGAAAGGCTTCACTGACTATATTTAA
- a CDS encoding PLP-dependent cysteine synthase family protein — protein sequence MCTDHQWINNAIRKIEADYQRSADTHLIKLDLPSIEGIDVYLKDESTHPTGSLKHRLARSLFLYAICNGWVGPETTIIESSSGSTAVSEAYFARLLGLPFIAVMPKCTAKKKIEQIEFYGGQAHLVDRSDEIYDESRRLAEELNGHYMDQFTYAERATDWRGNNNIANSIFNQMQMEDHPVPAWVVMSPGTGGTSATIGRFIRYQQHETKLCVVDPENSVFHEYFQTGNANVKGSTFSKIEGIGRPRAEPSFIPGVVDEMRKIPDAASIATTHWLSDILGRKVGASTGTNMYGVLQLASEMKARGEKGSIVTLLCDSGERYLDTYFNDEWVNLNIGDLQPYAAKLEAFSQTGELA from the coding sequence ATGTGCACTGACCATCAATGGATTAACAACGCGATTCGTAAAATTGAAGCAGACTACCAACGCTCAGCGGATACGCACCTTATCAAGCTAGACCTTCCAAGTATCGAAGGCATTGATGTTTACCTTAAAGATGAAAGCACACACCCTACCGGCTCTTTAAAGCACCGTTTAGCGCGTTCTCTTTTCTTGTACGCTATCTGTAACGGTTGGGTTGGCCCAGAAACGACGATCATTGAATCTTCATCTGGTAGCACGGCGGTGTCTGAAGCTTACTTCGCTCGCCTACTCGGTCTTCCATTTATTGCGGTAATGCCAAAATGTACAGCGAAGAAGAAGATTGAGCAGATTGAATTCTACGGCGGCCAAGCGCACCTTGTTGACCGCTCAGATGAAATTTACGATGAGTCTCGCCGCTTGGCTGAAGAGTTGAATGGTCACTACATGGACCAATTTACTTACGCTGAGCGCGCAACCGACTGGCGTGGTAACAACAACATCGCGAACTCGATTTTCAATCAAATGCAGATGGAAGATCACCCAGTTCCAGCTTGGGTAGTAATGAGCCCAGGTACTGGCGGTACTTCAGCGACGATTGGCCGTTTCATTCGCTACCAACAGCATGAAACTAAGCTTTGTGTTGTGGATCCTGAGAACTCTGTATTCCACGAATACTTCCAAACCGGCAATGCGAACGTGAAAGGCAGTACATTCAGCAAGATTGAAGGCATTGGTCGTCCACGTGCAGAACCAAGCTTTATTCCTGGTGTGGTTGACGAAATGCGTAAGATTCCAGACGCAGCAAGTATCGCTACGACACATTGGTTGTCTGACATTCTTGGTCGCAAGGTGGGCGCATCAACCGGTACAAATATGTACGGTGTGCTTCAGCTAGCCAGTGAGATGAAAGCGCGTGGAGAGAAAGGTTCTATCGTGACTTTGCTATGTGACAGCGGTGAACGTTACCTAGACACTTACTTCAATGATGAGTGGGTAAATCTGAATATTGGTGACCTACAACCTTATGCAGCGAAGTTAGAAGCTTTCTCGCAGACGGGTGAGCTGGCTTAA
- a CDS encoding Lrp/AsnC family transcriptional regulator produces MIDAVDKKILGLLQEDSTLSLNDISEAVNLTTTPCWKRLKRLEENGIIEKRVALLNPEKLDLSFTAFVLVKTSDHSHEWYGRFVNTVSEFPEVMEFYRMAGEYDYMMKVQVKDMKCFDDFYKRLVNSIDGISNVTSTFAMEPLKYTTALPL; encoded by the coding sequence GTGATAGATGCTGTAGATAAAAAAATATTAGGGTTACTGCAAGAAGACAGCACCCTGTCATTGAATGATATTTCTGAAGCGGTCAACCTCACCACAACACCTTGCTGGAAAAGGCTTAAGCGCCTCGAAGAGAACGGCATTATTGAGAAAAGAGTCGCACTGCTGAATCCGGAAAAACTGGATCTTTCCTTTACCGCGTTCGTATTGGTGAAAACCAGTGATCATTCTCATGAGTGGTATGGTCGTTTTGTGAATACTGTATCGGAATTTCCAGAAGTGATGGAGTTCTATCGCATGGCCGGTGAGTATGATTATATGATGAAGGTTCAAGTTAAAGACATGAAGTGCTTTGATGATTTCTATAAGCGCTTGGTGAATAGCATTGATGGTATTTCCAATGTGACCTCGACGTTTGCGATGGAGCCGTTGAAGTACACGACAGCGTTGCCCCTTTAA
- the tesB gene encoding acyl-CoA thioesterase II has product MSQPLQELLSLLQLEKLEEGLFRGQSENLGLPQVYGGQVLGQALSAARYTVQDDRSVHSFHSYFLFPGDPEKPIIYDVENLRDGRSFSTRRVKAIQNGRPIFYLTASYHGDAPGFEHQNAMPDIPGPENFASETELASHIAEFLPEKLRKTFCGEKPIEMRPVTVVNPLNPKKTEAKQYLWVRANGALPDNQLIHQYLLAYASDWGFLVTALHPHEVSIMTPNFQVATIDHSIWFHRPFKMDEWLLYAIESPTAANTRGLVRGEIYNQKGELVATAVQEGVMRFTK; this is encoded by the coding sequence ATGAGTCAACCTTTACAAGAATTACTAAGTTTACTTCAGCTAGAGAAACTGGAAGAAGGTTTATTCCGTGGGCAAAGTGAGAACCTTGGCCTGCCACAAGTTTACGGCGGTCAGGTATTGGGACAAGCGCTTTCTGCTGCTCGTTATACTGTTCAAGATGACCGTAGTGTTCACTCGTTCCACAGTTATTTTCTGTTTCCCGGCGATCCTGAAAAGCCAATTATTTATGATGTTGAGAACCTAAGAGATGGACGCAGCTTCAGCACACGCCGTGTTAAAGCGATTCAAAATGGCCGCCCTATTTTCTATCTCACGGCTTCTTATCATGGCGATGCACCAGGCTTTGAACACCAAAACGCAATGCCAGATATTCCGGGGCCTGAAAACTTTGCGTCTGAAACTGAGCTTGCGAGCCATATTGCGGAGTTCTTACCAGAGAAACTGCGCAAAACCTTCTGTGGTGAAAAGCCGATTGAGATGCGCCCTGTTACGGTTGTTAACCCACTGAACCCTAAAAAGACCGAAGCAAAGCAGTACCTTTGGGTGAGAGCGAACGGCGCGCTGCCAGACAACCAATTGATTCACCAATACCTGCTTGCTTACGCATCGGATTGGGGGTTCTTGGTGACGGCGCTGCATCCTCATGAAGTTTCTATCATGACACCCAACTTCCAAGTGGCGACGATTGACCACTCAATCTGGTTCCACCGCCCATTCAAAATGGATGAGTGGTTGCTTTATGCGATTGAAAGCCCAACAGCAGCTAACACTCGCGGCCTAGTACGTGGTGAAATTTACAACCAAAAAGGTGAACTAGTCGCGACTGCAGTGCAAGAAGGTGTGATGCGCTTTACTAAATAG